The following coding sequences lie in one Candidatus Dadabacteria bacterium genomic window:
- a CDS encoding nucleotidyl transferase AbiEii/AbiGii toxin family protein, with the protein MSNPVLEIKVADWVERAKPDPAAYRQRQTIEIVLNSIAMTTPLNVEMFLKGGILMGLAYDSPRQTSDIDLTTYLTAEADVDNKIRRLLDSALPRAATALGYADLLVRTYSVKRLPPKMDFEKAQFPALQLKIAYARRGKREETALSEGKTASVINLDISFNEPLGRFQVLELTGGQQLRAYGLVDLIAEKYRAMLQQVTRRRNRRQDVYDLDLLIVDDQIDDSCRAQILDALIEKCNSRRISPTRMSLDNPEIKRRSGADWQTMELELGKVPDFEDCFARVSQFYRNLPWQTTRTPEK; encoded by the coding sequence ATGTCTAACCCCGTACTTGAAATCAAAGTCGCGGACTGGGTTGAACGGGCAAAGCCCGATCCCGCAGCCTACCGACAACGCCAGACGATTGAGATTGTTCTCAATTCAATCGCCATGACAACTCCCCTGAATGTGGAGATGTTTCTAAAAGGCGGCATCCTGATGGGACTTGCCTACGACAGTCCGAGGCAGACATCTGATATAGATCTGACGACATATCTCACCGCAGAGGCCGACGTCGACAACAAAATCCGAAGACTTCTGGATTCGGCACTACCGAGAGCCGCCACCGCGCTGGGTTACGCCGACCTCCTCGTCAGAACCTACTCGGTGAAGCGCCTCCCGCCAAAAATGGATTTTGAAAAAGCGCAATTCCCCGCACTGCAACTAAAAATCGCCTACGCGCGACGAGGGAAGAGGGAAGAGACGGCACTTTCGGAAGGTAAAACCGCCAGCGTGATCAACCTTGACATCTCCTTTAATGAACCGCTAGGACGATTTCAGGTACTTGAACTGACCGGAGGACAACAACTGCGGGCTTATGGCCTCGTAGATCTCATCGCCGAAAAATATCGTGCAATGCTTCAGCAGGTTACGCGCAGACGCAACCGGCGACAGGACGTTTATGATCTCGACCTGCTGATAGTTGATGACCAGATTGACGATTCCTGCCGCGCGCAGATTCTGGATGCTCTTATCGAGAAATGCAATTCGCGCCGCATCAGTCCGACCCGCATGTCTCTCGATAACCCCGAAATAAAAAGACGGTCGGGGGCCGACTGGCAGACCATGGAGCTTGAGTTGGGCAAAGTGCCGGATTTTGAAGATTGTTTCGCACGGGTTTCGCAGTTCTACAGAAACCTGCCCTGGCAAACAACACGGACCCCTGAAAAATAG